From the genome of Scytonema hofmannii PCC 7110, one region includes:
- a CDS encoding PIN domain-containing protein, with protein sequence MTPEPLEEYLQVERAQVPDLPDRIIAATALYLGVPIISRDNKIQLSSINTIW encoded by the coding sequence ATTACTCCCGAACCGCTAGAAGAATACCTACAAGTCGAGCGCGCACAAGTACCAGATTTACCCGATCGCATTATTGCCGCCACAGCTTTATATTTAGGAGTGCCAATTATTAGTCGAGATAACAAAATTCAACTATCTAGTATCAACACCATCTGGTAA
- a CDS encoding ATP-binding protein, which translates to MIASDNSSQILELGSRSDSERVSQENTLQQLEASHNLLKALTVAQSQFIIDANPRILFDNLLNNLLELTQSEYGFIGELLYTENGQPELEAHMKVQGQPYLRAHAITNIAWNDKTRAFYEENAPKAKEFHNLKTLFGEVLVTGQPVIANNPATDPCRGGIPEGHPPLNAFLGLPFFYKENQLLGMVGIANRPGGYDKSLITYLEPFLVTCSNVIAAHRNDKRRQQAESALLQRTIELQQVLDQLLQEVVERKQVENALRESEARERQKAIELQEAIEQLKRTQSQLVQTEKMSSLGQLVAGIAHEINNPVNFLCGNINYVNDYTKSLLVLIEKYQKYNSSLNSEIEDLLEQVDLDFIKQDLPNVMSSMKFGVERIHDIVVSLRTFSRLDEAIIKIVNIHQGLDSTLLMLQHRLQQTSQREEIQLIKVYNNLPLIRCYASQLNQVFMNLLVNAIDAVEQKLERAKQAGEDFLPQIQIRTELLEDERLAIHITDNGVGIPEEVKPRIFDPFFTTKPVGKGTGLGLSISHQIIEKHQGKLHCISTVGQGTEFVIEMPLKIGVRG; encoded by the coding sequence ATGATCGCCTCAGACAATTCAAGCCAAATTCTGGAATTGGGTTCGCGAAGTGACTCTGAAAGAGTATCGCAAGAAAACACACTGCAACAGCTAGAAGCAAGTCATAATTTGCTAAAAGCTCTTACTGTCGCTCAGTCTCAATTTATTATTGACGCCAATCCACGTATTCTATTTGACAATTTACTAAACAATCTTTTAGAACTTACACAAAGTGAATACGGTTTTATTGGAGAACTCCTTTATACAGAGAATGGTCAGCCTGAGTTAGAAGCACACATGAAAGTCCAAGGTCAGCCCTACCTTAGGGCTCACGCCATCACCAACATTGCTTGGAATGATAAAACACGGGCTTTTTATGAAGAAAATGCCCCAAAGGCGAAGGAATTTCACAATCTCAAAACACTCTTTGGAGAAGTTTTGGTAACGGGTCAACCTGTAATTGCCAACAACCCCGCCACCGACCCCTGTCGGGGAGGAATACCGGAAGGTCATCCCCCCTTAAATGCATTTTTGGGCTTGCCTTTTTTCTATAAAGAAAACCAATTACTTGGTATGGTAGGAATTGCTAACCGTCCTGGTGGTTACGATAAATCTTTGATAACCTACTTAGAACCATTTTTGGTAACCTGTAGCAACGTCATAGCCGCCCACCGCAATGACAAACGCCGACAGCAGGCAGAATCCGCATTACTTCAGCGTACAATAGAACTTCAGCAGGTACTCGATCAATTATTACAAGAAGTTGTTGAACGCAAACAGGTAGAAAACGCATTACGTGAAAGCGAAGCGAGAGAACGTCAAAAAGCTATCGAACTACAAGAAGCTATAGAACAGCTAAAACGCACCCAAAGCCAATTAGTTCAAACAGAGAAAATGTCTAGTTTGGGGCAATTAGTTGCAGGTATTGCTCATGAAATTAACAACCCTGTTAATTTTCTATGTGGAAATATTAACTATGTAAATGACTATACTAAAAGTTTGCTTGTTCTCATCGAAAAATATCAAAAATATAATTCCAGCCTAAACTCAGAAATTGAAGATTTGCTAGAACAAGTCGATTTAGACTTTATAAAACAGGACTTGCCAAACGTCATGTCTTCGATGAAATTTGGAGTTGAACGGATTCACGATATTGTTGTGTCTCTCAGGACTTTTTCTCGATTAGATGAAGCTATTATCAAAATTGTCAATATTCATCAAGGGTTAGATAGTACATTGCTAATGTTGCAACACAGACTGCAACAAACATCACAACGCGAGGAAATTCAACTTATTAAAGTTTATAATAACTTACCTCTGATTAGGTGTTACGCCAGTCAATTAAATCAGGTATTTATGAACCTGCTAGTTAATGCTATAGATGCTGTAGAACAAAAACTTGAAAGAGCAAAACAAGCAGGCGAAGATTTCTTACCTCAGATTCAAATACGTACTGAATTACTTGAGGATGAAAGATTAGCGATTCATATTACTGACAATGGTGTTGGGATTCCAGAAGAAGTCAAGCCACGTATTTTCGACCCTTTCTTCACAACTAAACCCGTTGGTAAAGGGACGGGGTTGGGCTTATCTATTAGCCATCAAATTATCGAAAAACATCAAGGTAAATTGCACTGTATTTCAACAGTAGGTCAGGGGACAGAGTTTGTTATTGAGATGCCTTTGAAAATAGGGGTTAGGGGTTAG
- a CDS encoding pentapeptide repeat-containing protein, which yields MNIEEIRLGQLKHLPGASLEDEDLSNLDLKRINLSGANLVGVNFTGSKLEGGHLNGANLMGAILVQADLRANLMGANLMQADLTEADLRGGNFRGANLMGARLSEVSCAGAFLSGANLMNVNLQGVDFRGADLRGANLTGANLKGADLSRADLQGALLSEANLEEADLRGANLAGANLTGANLLCAELDGANLRGINLDRACLAGTVTVDA from the coding sequence ATGAACATAGAAGAAATTCGCTTAGGGCAACTCAAACACCTGCCTGGTGCTTCTTTAGAAGACGAAGATTTATCAAATCTCGATTTAAAGCGCATTAATCTCTCTGGTGCAAACCTTGTTGGCGTAAATTTCACAGGTTCTAAACTTGAGGGCGGGCATTTGAATGGGGCTAATTTAATGGGAGCAATCCTTGTACAAGCTGACTTGCGAGCAAACCTAATGGGAGCAAATTTAATGCAAGCAGATTTAACAGAAGCTGACTTGCGAGGTGGTAACTTCCGAGGCGCGAACTTAATGGGTGCGAGATTGAGTGAGGTGTCTTGTGCTGGTGCTTTTTTAAGTGGCGCTAATTTAATGAATGTTAACTTACAGGGTGTTGACTTTCGAGGTGCTGATTTGCGTGGTGCGAATTTAACTGGAGCAAATCTTAAAGGTGCAGATTTAAGTCGTGCAGATTTGCAAGGGGCTTTGTTGAGTGAGGCAAATTTAGAAGAAGCCGATCTGCGAGGGGCAAATCTTGCAGGAGCAAATCTTACAGGAGCAAATTTACTCTGTGCTGAATTAGATGGTGCTAATTTGAGGGGTATTAATTTGGACAGGGCATGTCTGGCAGGTACAGTGACAGTTGATGCCTGA
- a CDS encoding DUF2330 domain-containing protein has protein sequence MKPYQFIISLLLTVTVAVCFAPPAWAFCGFYVAKADTKLYNKASQVAIARSGDRTVLTMANDYQGEVKDFAVVVPVPTVVQKDQVRVALPKILERLDAFSAPRLVEYFDSNPCAQNYPEAMEALPAPAPRSTGAARRERNDSLGVTVEARFNVGEYDIVILSAKESGGLETWLNRNGYKIPRGAKQLLQPYIRQKMKFFVAKVNLDKFEETGYQFLRPLQISYQSAKFMLPIRLGMINATTEQDLIVYILSPKGQAEVTNYRTVKIPSDANIPLFVKQEFGGFYKSMFQTAYTREDQKVAFLEYTWDMSNCDPCSADPLSREELKQAGVFWLDNVSPENKPVPRPGVVRPPVLSDNVFITRLHVRYTRNKFPEDLMFQETSNRESFQGRYILQHPFTGDMNCETGRQYKQSLPRRFEREAQTLAKLTNWNIQEIRNKMKLGGQVTTSWWHNFFSWL, from the coding sequence ATGAAACCATATCAATTCATTATTTCATTATTACTGACAGTTACAGTTGCTGTTTGCTTTGCCCCTCCTGCTTGGGCTTTTTGTGGATTTTATGTTGCTAAGGCTGATACCAAACTGTATAACAAGGCGTCACAAGTTGCGATCGCTCGCAGTGGCGATCGTACTGTTCTAACGATGGCAAACGATTATCAAGGGGAAGTCAAAGATTTTGCAGTTGTCGTACCCGTACCCACTGTTGTGCAAAAAGACCAAGTTCGGGTTGCTCTCCCTAAAATTCTCGAACGTTTGGATGCTTTTAGTGCGCCGCGATTGGTGGAGTATTTTGACTCTAACCCTTGTGCTCAAAATTACCCGGAAGCCATGGAAGCTTTACCCGCACCTGCACCCAGAAGTACGGGTGCTGCAAGAAGAGAACGGAATGACAGTCTTGGTGTGACTGTTGAAGCCCGCTTTAATGTAGGTGAGTACGACATTGTAATTCTTAGCGCTAAAGAATCAGGCGGATTGGAAACTTGGTTAAATCGTAACGGATACAAAATTCCTAGAGGGGCGAAACAATTACTTCAACCTTACATCCGTCAAAAAATGAAGTTTTTTGTTGCCAAAGTCAACCTAGATAAATTTGAAGAAACAGGATATCAGTTTTTGCGTCCCTTGCAAATTTCTTATCAATCAGCCAAATTTATGCTGCCAATTCGTTTGGGGATGATTAATGCAACAACCGAGCAAGATTTGATTGTCTACATCCTATCTCCTAAAGGACAAGCCGAAGTTACAAATTACCGAACTGTAAAAATCCCCTCAGATGCAAACATCCCCCTGTTTGTGAAACAAGAATTTGGTGGCTTTTACAAATCCATGTTCCAAACTGCTTACACGCGAGAAGATCAAAAAGTAGCTTTCTTAGAATATACCTGGGACATGAGCAATTGCGATCCTTGTTCTGCCGATCCTCTCAGCCGTGAAGAACTTAAGCAAGCAGGAGTATTTTGGCTGGACAATGTCTCTCCTGAGAATAAACCAGTACCCCGTCCTGGAGTTGTGCGCCCTCCTGTTCTGTCTGATAATGTTTTCATTACCCGTCTGCACGTGCGTTACACCCGAAATAAATTTCCTGAAGACTTAATGTTTCAAGAAACCTCTAACCGCGAATCTTTCCAAGGGCGATACATTTTACAACATCCTTTTACAGGCGACATGAACTGTGAAACTGGTAGACAATACAAACAGTCTTTGCCGAGACGTTTTGAAAGAGAAGCCCAAACTCTTGCAAAACTTACCAATTGGAACATCCAAGAAATTCGTAACAAAATGAAGCTAGGGGGTCAAGTTACGACTTCTTGGTGGCACAACTTCTTCTCTTGGTTATAA
- a CDS encoding RnfABCDGE type electron transport complex subunit D — protein MLFKDIRDYQILFLTLFLILGIGARDWTLRPQLIVVAIVTCISTQWLLSFVIGHLSLVICHWSLVICHWSFVTDKEQKINLRSAVITSLGLSLLLRADHWTTMALAAASAIASKFVFKVDDKHFFNPANFGIISALALTPDAWVSPGQWGEDWWYGLLFAGTGGMILKRVGRWDTTAAFLGAYAGLEAIRNIWLGWTWDVFLHRLMSGSLLLFALFMITDPRSIPNAKIGRIVWAACIAILTFILRNYFYVSTAVFWALFAIAPLTILTDIFWSAPRFSWSNQLTVTSEQ, from the coding sequence ATGCTGTTTAAAGATATACGCGATTATCAAATTCTTTTTCTGACCTTGTTCTTAATTCTAGGAATTGGAGCAAGGGACTGGACGTTGCGACCTCAATTAATTGTAGTAGCAATTGTTACTTGTATATCAACACAATGGCTTTTGTCATTTGTCATTGGTCATTTGTCATTGGTCATTTGTCATTGGTCACTGGTCATTTGTCATTGGTCATTTGTTACAGACAAAGAACAAAAAATAAATCTCCGCAGTGCCGTCATTACCTCCCTCGGACTCAGCCTATTGCTAAGGGCTGACCACTGGACAACAATGGCTTTAGCTGCAGCAAGCGCCATTGCTAGCAAATTTGTCTTTAAAGTTGACGACAAACATTTCTTTAACCCTGCCAACTTTGGTATCATTTCTGCCTTAGCACTGACTCCTGATGCTTGGGTTTCTCCCGGACAGTGGGGTGAGGACTGGTGGTATGGGCTGCTATTTGCTGGAACTGGAGGCATGATTCTCAAGCGAGTTGGTCGTTGGGACACCACAGCAGCTTTTTTAGGTGCTTACGCTGGTTTAGAAGCGATTCGCAATATTTGGTTGGGCTGGACTTGGGATGTTTTTTTGCATCGACTCATGAGCGGGTCATTGCTACTGTTTGCCCTGTTTATGATAACAGACCCTCGCTCAATTCCCAACGCAAAAATTGGACGCATAGTTTGGGCGGCGTGCATTGCAATACTGACTTTTATTCTACGGAATTATTTCTACGTTTCCACAGCAGTTTTTTGGGCATTATTTGCAATTGCTCCATTGACAATTTTAACAGATATCTTTTGGTCAGCACCACGTTTTTCTTGGTCAAACCAATTAACAGTGACCAGTGAGCAGTGA
- a CDS encoding DICT sensory domain-containing protein, protein MLEGSILQKLETSHRYSKRPIQFGVYYKNTLVSLCHALEDHILQDEGKPLVITAFQQGKWYLQEAERYADIAKKASHITIMAAADSGFAEHTTSQLPNISLVPLDTKDPVAQEWHLIILSPGYTAMVICQELLEADYGSSGLPASDIERKFYGLWTFEPELVQHTAELAIAHIERYNPELATKLKSYKETIHPSFATLENLSEVTSRVIDYLQTVEINLPDYTTTRHQALDRNLVSNEIQAFLRMAQILDASDINNPKAASEVVALAETMGQLLDLPAWQIKRLRLAGWLHRIDPLQKAESILPLGTHTRSQQDAPSCPLTCPLVPGTQVLRRMPRLRAIAQIITHQTEWWDGTGEPAGLGGDEIPIEARILSLVADFQWRVNKKRTIQVNREEIFTQALEECRTLESHRFDPKLVDTLTLLVMGLQQGLDLPQMVPKVSSSMWLLDSKLDNFEKKTTQQTVSSDQ, encoded by the coding sequence ATGTTAGAAGGCTCAATTCTACAAAAACTAGAAACATCTCATCGGTATAGTAAAAGACCAATTCAATTCGGTGTTTACTACAAAAATACTTTAGTATCGTTGTGTCACGCGTTGGAAGACCACATCTTGCAAGACGAGGGTAAGCCTTTAGTCATTACAGCCTTCCAACAGGGGAAGTGGTATTTACAAGAAGCGGAAAGATACGCAGATATAGCCAAAAAAGCCAGTCACATTACCATTATGGCAGCCGCAGATAGTGGGTTCGCCGAACATACTACCAGCCAGTTACCCAATATCAGTTTAGTGCCATTAGATACAAAAGATCCCGTGGCGCAGGAATGGCATCTCATTATCCTGTCGCCCGGATACACAGCAATGGTAATTTGTCAAGAGTTATTAGAAGCTGATTATGGTTCTAGCGGGCTACCTGCATCGGATATAGAACGAAAATTCTACGGTTTGTGGACGTTTGAGCCAGAATTGGTACAGCACACAGCAGAATTAGCGATCGCCCACATTGAACGATACAATCCAGAATTAGCAACAAAACTCAAGTCATACAAAGAAACCATTCATCCCAGTTTTGCCACATTAGAAAACTTAAGTGAAGTTACTTCCCGTGTTATAGATTATCTTCAAACAGTAGAAATCAACCTTCCAGATTATACAACAACTCGCCATCAAGCACTAGATCGCAATTTAGTGTCCAACGAAATCCAAGCATTTTTGCGGATGGCACAAATCCTTGATGCATCGGATATCAACAACCCAAAAGCAGCATCAGAAGTTGTGGCACTCGCAGAAACAATGGGGCAACTTCTAGACCTTCCCGCATGGCAAATTAAACGCTTGCGCCTTGCGGGTTGGCTGCATCGCATAGACCCATTACAAAAAGCAGAAAGTATTTTGCCCCTAGGGACTCATACTCGATCTCAACAAGATGCACCGAGTTGCCCTCTCACTTGTCCCTTAGTACCCGGCACGCAAGTCCTGCGAAGAATGCCAAGATTGAGAGCGATCGCACAAATTATTACACATCAAACCGAGTGGTGGGATGGAACAGGAGAACCAGCAGGATTGGGTGGGGATGAAATTCCTATAGAAGCCAGAATTTTATCACTAGTCGCTGATTTTCAATGGCGAGTTAACAAGAAAAGAACCATTCAAGTTAACCGAGAAGAAATCTTTACCCAAGCGCTAGAAGAATGTAGAACACTTGAATCGCACCGCTTCGATCCTAAACTTGTAGACACGTTAACTTTACTAGTTATGGGTTTGCAACAGGGGCTTGACTTACCTCAGATGGTACCTAAAGTTAGCAGTAGTATGTGGTTGCTCGATAGTAAGCTAGATAATTTTGAAAAGAAAACAACTCAGCAAACAGTAAGCAGTGACCAGTAA